Proteins from a single region of Candidatus Saccharibacteria bacterium:
- a CDS encoding ricin-type beta-trefoil lectin domain protein, producing the protein MIRLSGSKNGFALPTILIASVIMLTVLVSAVSATSSIRSALDSQYYTQLAREAAESGLARANGCLRNNAYVPEWSASNLYPNTTCSGGTPCTNAASCFVMQYPTSQPTVRATFTVEPPEDMEVSQLVRSTGKVELLRKSNGEVWRTFTYSASARIGVDLSLNTIAFSYAGGYGASFATIAADGKVRAVGYNGWGQLGNGTYSDSLTPTVYELNESERAVAAFTNFVSGGYNMFVLTHTGKIFGTGYNGYGMLGDGSTSYRTIPSQVVLPIGEEGKVVSPAGFVTYFVTESGNVYAAGLCDNGRLGTNYTISGCSNASTPARVALPTVTGDQNTVPSTNIASDYQGAVLRMAGGRVYSWGGNSHGQFANGTTTDSSTPVQFSTYGNSGQPKAIQIAFDGITTHVLDNTGVVKSAGANFNGQLGGVDITISNDGSGKCIDNPSGNGTGIQVYTCNDTAPQRFTFRTDLSIYNSNTNTCLDNNGGDGVTLQLYTCNGTAAQRFEFNNDKTIRNPQTGKCLNNPSAATLQLATCTTSSTMKFSLPDVRARTVQWNIPSSAGTITKVATDQWFTSVLTSNGEVWSSGNNNIGQLGNGTTDLYQPYPVKFILPSGVTATDVYVTAYGTATNTDYNNVFVTGSDGKVYGAGANSFGQLGDGTTTARSTPVAMQAINGSTVKAKDVVSGYGTTVVLTEDGKVYTVGNNGNGQLGDGTTTNSSTPKANRYTNVLPVTSF; encoded by the coding sequence ATGATTCGTTTATCAGGCAGTAAAAACGGTTTTGCGCTTCCGACTATTCTTATTGCGTCGGTTATCATGCTGACAGTTCTTGTTTCTGCCGTCAGTGCCACTTCTAGTATACGCTCTGCGCTTGATAGTCAATATTATACACAACTTGCCCGCGAAGCTGCCGAATCGGGCCTGGCGCGCGCAAATGGCTGCCTGCGTAACAACGCTTATGTGCCGGAATGGTCGGCAAGCAACCTCTACCCTAATACGACATGTAGCGGTGGTACTCCCTGCACCAACGCTGCGAGCTGTTTTGTCATGCAATATCCTACGAGCCAGCCAACCGTGAGAGCGACATTTACTGTCGAGCCGCCCGAGGACATGGAGGTTTCGCAGCTGGTGCGCTCTACGGGTAAGGTTGAATTGCTTCGAAAATCGAACGGCGAAGTGTGGCGTACATTCACCTACTCTGCCAGTGCGCGTATCGGTGTCGACCTAAGCCTTAATACCATTGCGTTTAGTTATGCCGGTGGGTACGGTGCGTCGTTTGCAACAATTGCCGCCGACGGAAAAGTGCGAGCAGTCGGCTATAACGGTTGGGGGCAGCTTGGTAACGGCACGTACTCGGATAGTCTGACGCCGACTGTTTACGAGCTGAATGAATCGGAACGTGCGGTCGCGGCGTTTACGAACTTTGTTTCGGGTGGCTACAATATGTTTGTCTTAACTCATACGGGAAAGATCTTTGGAACGGGATACAACGGCTACGGTATGCTTGGAGACGGCTCGACCTCTTATAGAACAATTCCATCTCAGGTTGTGTTGCCAATCGGTGAAGAAGGAAAAGTTGTTAGCCCGGCGGGCTTTGTTACCTACTTTGTTACCGAAAGCGGCAACGTTTATGCGGCAGGGCTTTGTGACAATGGCCGCCTTGGTACGAACTATACTATTAGCGGCTGTTCAAACGCCTCGACGCCTGCGCGCGTGGCACTGCCAACAGTAACGGGTGATCAAAATACGGTCCCATCGACAAATATCGCAAGCGACTACCAAGGCGCAGTGCTGCGAATGGCCGGCGGACGTGTTTACTCGTGGGGCGGTAATTCTCATGGGCAGTTCGCAAACGGCACTACAACCGATTCCTCCACTCCTGTTCAGTTTAGTACTTACGGAAACTCGGGCCAGCCGAAGGCTATCCAGATAGCGTTCGACGGTATTACGACCCATGTTCTGGATAACACGGGCGTTGTAAAGTCGGCTGGTGCTAACTTTAACGGGCAACTTGGTGGTGTCGATATTACCATTAGTAACGACGGGTCGGGTAAATGTATCGACAACCCAAGCGGTAACGGAACGGGCATCCAGGTGTATACCTGTAATGATACTGCTCCGCAGCGCTTTACTTTCCGTACTGATCTGAGTATCTATAACTCTAATACAAATACGTGTCTTGATAATAACGGTGGTGACGGTGTAACTCTTCAATTGTATACATGCAACGGTACGGCGGCGCAGCGGTTTGAATTCAACAACGACAAAACGATTCGCAATCCGCAAACCGGTAAATGTCTCAATAACCCAAGCGCCGCAACCTTGCAGCTGGCGACGTGTACGACATCATCTACTATGAAGTTCTCCCTTCCTGATGTCAGGGCGCGCACAGTGCAGTGGAACATTCCTTCTTCGGCGGGAACGATTACGAAGGTGGCGACAGACCAGTGGTTTACATCTGTGCTTACAAGTAACGGCGAGGTGTGGAGTTCGGGAAACAACAACATCGGGCAACTTGGCAATGGCACGACCGATCTTTATCAGCCCTACCCTGTAAAATTCATATTGCCCTCTGGCGTGACGGCGACAGATGTCTATGTAACGGCGTATGGTACGGCAACGAATACCGACTACAATAACGTTTTTGTAACGGGAAGCGACGGCAAAGTATATGGTGCAGGCGCCAATAGCTTTGGTCAGCTTGGCGATGGTACAACGACCGCACGCTCCACCCCTGTTGCTATGCAGGCGATAAATGGATCAACAGTTAAGGCAAAAGATGTCGTGAGCGGCTATGGGACTACGGTCGTTCTAACAGAAGACGGAAAAGTCTATACGGTCGGCAATAACGGCAACGGTCAGCTTGGCGATGGTACAACCACAAACAGCTCTACTCCAAAAGCAAACCGCTACACGAACGTTCTGCCGGTTACTTCGTTCTAG
- a CDS encoding NrdH-redoxin has translation MNDETQATTNTPADDAKVIIYSTTWCAFCKTEKQYLSKLGVAYIEKDVEEDKEAYEELMQKNGGAYQGVPVTDIAGTMILGFDRHKIDSVLKEKNLVPAA, from the coding sequence ATGAACGACGAAACACAAGCAACAACCAACACGCCAGCCGACGACGCCAAGGTTATTATCTATAGCACTACCTGGTGCGCGTTTTGCAAAACTGAAAAACAATATCTTTCAAAACTTGGCGTTGCGTACATAGAAAAAGACGTCGAAGAGGACAAAGAAGCCTACGAGGAATTAATGCAAAAGAATGGCGGCGCCTACCAGGGCGTTCCCGTTACCGACATCGCAGGCACAATGATCCTAGGGTTCGACCGCCACAAAATCGACAGCGTACTAAAAGAGAAAAACCTCGTACCAGCAGCGTAG
- a CDS encoding ABC-F family ATP-binding cassette domain-containing protein, producing MIADITVTEKSFGPKVLMHGIRFSIDDGEKVGVVGRNGVGKSTLFSLLAGTDKDFTGDIIYRRGTVVVATAQEHHDMGDTTVLQYILSGLPEYTGLSHIIETYPETMGDDMQKINEYTDALMRFDDKGFYQIEEQIERELNNFQLPDVAHRPFSSLSGGQKRLVEVVKIMHSDAHLALVDEPTNHMDYVAKAQFIDWMRDAREAMLVITHDRDVLNEVDRIIELKDGESVSYKGNYDAYLKQNAVSTGSQMNEFEMIEKRIANLKVKVLDYQRLKEKSRNPGTIQKFKRLEEVSRKELAELQAKEKPTFWIDKESAANLNYKVANQYDKFKAKNIRMNLKSEESRSKHVLVNVKDLSLGYGDAPLFKGINIDLREGEALEIRGRNGAGKTTLIKALLAAPTENGIVKFSGDITLDKNIRIGVYEQEVRPTYFALTLQDAIEKMYLDRGLSISTSKIRSLLSDYLFTEGDGHVPLSKLSGGQKARFQVISMLADDPQLLILDEPTNHLDLPSIEELETALTKYSGAIVFVSHDGYFRDAIGGDVVQIGAK from the coding sequence ATGATCGCCGATATAACAGTGACGGAAAAAAGTTTTGGCCCCAAGGTTTTAATGCATGGGATTCGTTTTAGTATCGACGACGGTGAAAAGGTTGGTGTTGTTGGGCGTAATGGTGTTGGCAAGTCTACCCTCTTTAGCCTTCTTGCGGGTACCGACAAAGATTTTACCGGTGACATTATTTACCGACGCGGAACAGTGGTCGTGGCAACTGCTCAGGAGCATCACGATATGGGCGATACTACAGTGTTGCAATATATTCTTTCTGGACTACCGGAATACACGGGGTTGAGCCACATTATCGAGACCTACCCCGAAACTATGGGCGACGACATGCAAAAGATTAACGAATACACCGATGCGCTGATGCGTTTCGATGACAAGGGCTTTTATCAGATCGAAGAGCAAATCGAGCGCGAGCTGAATAATTTTCAGCTGCCAGATGTCGCGCATAGGCCGTTTAGTTCCCTTTCGGGTGGGCAGAAGCGCCTTGTCGAAGTGGTAAAAATCATGCATTCCGATGCACACTTGGCGCTTGTCGACGAACCGACGAACCATATGGACTACGTGGCAAAAGCGCAGTTTATCGACTGGATGCGTGATGCGCGCGAGGCTATGCTAGTGATTACTCACGACCGCGACGTCCTCAACGAAGTTGACCGTATTATCGAGTTAAAAGACGGTGAAAGTGTCAGCTATAAGGGAAACTACGACGCGTACTTAAAGCAAAATGCTGTCAGCACCGGCTCGCAAATGAACGAATTTGAGATGATCGAAAAGCGTATTGCCAATCTTAAGGTTAAAGTGCTTGACTATCAGCGCCTCAAGGAAAAGTCGCGCAACCCAGGTACGATCCAAAAGTTCAAACGTCTAGAAGAAGTTTCTCGCAAGGAGTTGGCCGAACTTCAGGCAAAAGAAAAGCCGACATTTTGGATCGATAAAGAATCTGCGGCAAATCTTAACTACAAGGTAGCTAACCAGTACGATAAGTTCAAGGCAAAAAATATCCGCATGAATCTTAAAAGCGAAGAATCGCGCAGCAAGCATGTGCTTGTGAACGTTAAGGATTTGTCGCTTGGATATGGTGACGCACCACTATTTAAGGGTATTAATATCGACCTTCGTGAGGGCGAGGCGCTGGAAATTCGTGGGCGAAACGGTGCGGGTAAAACAACGCTTATCAAGGCGCTGCTTGCGGCACCTACAGAAAACGGCATTGTTAAATTTTCTGGCGATATCACGCTCGATAAAAACATCCGTATTGGTGTTTACGAGCAAGAAGTTCGCCCTACTTACTTTGCCCTGACGCTTCAAGATGCAATCGAGAAAATGTACCTCGACCGCGGGTTGTCTATTAGTACATCAAAAATCAGAAGTCTGTTAAGCGACTATTTGTTTACCGAGGGTGATGGTCATGTTCCCCTTTCGAAACTAAGCGGGGGCCAGAAAGCGCGTTTTCAGGTGATTTCGATGTTGGCAGATGATCCCCAGCTTCTTATTCTTGACGAACCAACAAACCACCTCGACCTTCCAAGTATTGAAGAACTTGAGACGGCGCTTACTAAGTACTCGGGGGCGATTGTATTCGTAAGTCACGATGGCTACTTTAGGGATGCTATTGGCGGCGATGTTGTGCAAATTGGTGCTAAATAA